A portion of the Gossypium arboreum isolate Shixiya-1 chromosome 8, ASM2569848v2, whole genome shotgun sequence genome contains these proteins:
- the LOC108469566 gene encoding cellulose synthase A catalytic subunit 3 [UDP-forming]-like gives MESEGDIGGKPMKNLGGQTCQICGDNVGKNTDGDPFIACNVCAFPVCRPCYEYERKDGNQSCPQCKTRYKWQKGSPAILGDRETGGDADDGASDFNYSENQEQKQKLAERTLGWNAKYDRGEDVGAPTYDKEISHNHIPLLTSGQEVSGELSAASPERLSMASPGVAGGKSNIRVVDPVREFGSSGLGNVAWKERVDGWKMKQEKNTVPMSTCQATSERGLGDIDASTDVLVDDSLLNDEARQPLSRKVSVPSSKINPYRMVIILRLVILCIFLHYRITNPVPNAYALWLISVICEIWFAISWILDQFPKWLPVNRETYLDRLALRYDREGEPSELAAVDIFVSTVDPLKEPPLVTANTVLSILAVDYPVDKVSCYVSDDGAAMLTFEALSETSEFARKWVPFCKKYNIEPRAPEWYFAQKIDYLKDKVQTSFVKDRRAMKREYEEFKVRINGLVAKAQKVPEEGWIMQDGTPWPGNNTRDHPGMIQVFLGQSGGLDAEGNELPRLVYVSREKRPGFQHHKKAGAMNALVRVSAVLTNGPFLLNLDCDHYINNSKALREAMCFLMDPNLGKQVCYVQFPQRFDGIDRNDRYANRNTVFFDINLRGLDGIQGPVYVGTGCVFNRTALYGYEPPLKPKHKRAGVLSSLCGGSRKKSSKSSKKGSDKKKSGKPVDPTVPVFSLDDIEEGVEGAGFDDEKSLLMSQMSLEQRFGQSAVFVASTLMENGGVPQSATPETLLKEAIHVISCGYEDKTDWGSEIGWIYGSVTEDILTGFKMHARGWRSIYCMPKRPAFKGSAPINLSDRLNQVLRWALGSVEILFSRHCPIWYGYGGRLKWLERFAYVNTTIYPVTAIPLLMYCTLPAVCLLTNKFIIPQISNIASIWFISLFLSIFATGILEMRWSGVGIDEWWRNEQFWVIGGVSAHLFAVFQGLLKVLAGIDTNFTVTSKASDEDGDFAELYMFKWTTLLIPPTTLLIINLVGVVAGISYAINSGYQSWGPLFGKLFFAFWVIIHLYPFLKGLMGRQNRTPTIVVVWSILLASIFSLLWVRIDPFTTRVTGPDVELCGINC, from the exons ATGGAATCGGAAGGAGATATTGGG GGCAAGCCCATGAAGAATCTTGGTGGCCAGACATGCCAAATCTGTGGTGACAATGTTGGCAAAAATACAGATGGTGATCCATTCATTGCTTGCAATGTATGTGCATTTCCTGTATGCAGGCCTTGTTATGAATATGAAAGGAAGGACGGGAATCAGTCTTGCCCTCAATGCAAGACCAGATACAAGTGGCAAAAAG GCAGTCCTGCTATTCTTGGAGACAGAGAAACGGGTGGTGATGCAGATGATGGCGCCAGTGATTTCAATTACTCAGAAAACCAAGAGCAGAAGCAGAAACTTGCAGAAAGGACGCTGGGCTGGAATGCAAAGTATGATAGAGGGGAGGATGTTGGTGCTCCAACTTATGATAAAGAAATTTCTCATAACCATATTCCTCTGCTCACCAGTGGGCAGGAG GTTTCTGGTGAGCTCTCTGCTGCATCACCTGAGCGGCTTTCTATGGCATCTCCTGGAGTTGCTGGTGGGAAAT CGAATATTAGGGTTGTGGATCCAGTGAGGGAGTTTGGTTCATCAGGGTTAGGCAATGTAGCCTGGAAGGAGAGAGTTGATGGCTGGAAGATGAAGCAGGAGAAGAATACTGTTCCTATGAGTACATGCCAGGCTACTTCTGAAAGAGGTCTTGGAGATATTGATGCCAGCACTGATGTGCTTGTGGATGACTCTCTACT gaatgatgaagctagacagccTCTATCAAGGAAGGTTTCCGTTCCCTCATCTAAAATAAATCCTTATCGGATGGTCATCATACTGCGTCTTGTTATTCTCTGCATTTTCTTGCACTACCGAATAACAAACCCTGTTCCAAATGCCTATGCTCTATGGTTGATATCTGTGATATGTGAGATTTGGTTTGCAATATCCTGGATATTGGATCAGTTCCCAAAATGGCTTCCTGTCAATCGTGAGACGTATCTTGATAGGCTTGCCTTAAG ATATGATCGAGAAGGAGAACCGTCGGAATTAGCTGCAGTTGACATATTTGTGAGTACTGTCGACCCATTAAAGGAGCCTCCACTTGTGACAGCCAACACTGTACTATCCATTCTTGCTGTTGACTACCCAGTTGACAAGGTCTCTTGCTATGTTTCTGATGATGGTGCTGCCATGTTAACCTTTGAAGCACTGTCTGAGACATCAGAGTTTGCCAGGAAATGGGTACCTTTCTGCAAGAAGTATAACATTGAGCCTCGGGCTCCAGAATGGTATTTTGCACAGAAGATTGACTACCTGAAGGATAAAGTTCAAACATCTTTTGTTAAAGATCGTAGAGCTATGAAG AGAGAATATGAAGAATTTAAAGTTCGAATTAATGGGCTTGTCGCAAAGGCACAGAAAGTTCCTGAAGAAGGATGGATTATGCAGGATGGTACTCCATGGCCCGGTAATAACACCAGAGATCATCCAGGAATGATCCAG GTTTTCTTAGGCCAGAGTGGGGGCCTTGATGCTGAGGGCAATGAGCTGCCAAGGTTGGTTTATGTTTCTCGTGAAAAGCGTCCAGGCTTCCAACACCATAAGAAAGCTGGTGCTATGAATGCACTC GTTCGTGTGTCAGCAGTTCTTACGAATGGACCTTTCCTGTTGAATCTTGATTGTGATCACTACATAAATAATAGCAAGGCCTTAAGGGAAGCTATGTGTTTTCTGATGGATCCAAACCTTGGGAAGCAAGTTTGTTATGTTCAGTTCCCACAAAGATTTGATGGTATTGATCGGAATGATCGATATGCCAACAGAAATACTGTTTTCTTTGAT ATAAACTTGAGGGGTCTGGATGGCATTCAAGGACCTGTTTATGTCGGTACGGGATGTGTCTTCAATAGAACAGCATTATATGGATATGAACCTCCACTTAAGCCCAAGCATAAAAGGGCAGGGGTGCTGTCTTCACTCTGTGGGGGTTCTCGGAAGAAGAGTTCAAAATCAAGTAAAAAGGGATCAGACAAGAAGAAATCTGGCAAGCCTGTTGATCCTACTGTACCAGTATTCAGTCTAGATGATATAGAGGAGGGTGTTGAAG GTGCTGGGTTTGATGATGAAAAGTCACTACTAATGTCGCAAATGAGCCTGGAGCAACGTTTTGGACAGTCTGCTGTTTTTGTTGCCTCTACCCTTATGGAGAATGGCGGTGTTCCTCAGTCTGCTACGCCAGAAACACTTCTTAAGGAAGCAATTCATGTTATCAGCTGTGGATATGAAGACAAAACAGACTGGGGAAGTGAG ATTGGATGGATCTATGGTTCTGTTACAGAAGATATTCTTACTGGATTCAAAATGCATGCCCGTGGTTGGCGGTCAATTTACTGCATGCCAAAACGCCCAGCCTTTAAAGGGTCTGCTCCTATTAATCTTTCAGATCGTCTCAACCAAGTGCTTCGATGGGCCCTTGGTTCTGTGGAAATTCTTTTTAGTAGGCATTGTCCTATCTGGTATGGTTATGGTGGTAGGCTGAAGTGGCTTGAACGATTTGCATATGTTAACACTACCATCTACCCAGTCACCGCCATTCCTCTTCTCATGTATTGCACATTGCCTGCTGTCTGTCTGCTCACTAACAAGTTCATTATCCCACAG ATTAGTAACATTGCAAGTATATGGTTTATATCTCTCTTTCTTTCCATCTTTGCAACTGGTATTTTAGAAATGAGGTGGAGTGGTGTTGGAATAGATGAGTGGTGGAGAAACGAACAGTTTTGGGTTATTGGTGGTGTCTCCGCACATctttttgctgtttttcaagggCTTCTCAAAGTTCTTGCTGGCATTGACACTAACTTCACCGTTACCTCGAAAGCATCAGATGAAGACGGAGATTTTGCGGAACTTTACATGTTCAAATGGACAACCCTTCTCATCCCACCGACTACTCTCCTTATTATAAACTTGGTAGGGGTTGTTGCAGGAATCTCTTATGCCATCAACAGTGGTTATCAATCATGGGGTCCTCTCTTTGGTAAGTTGTTCTTTGCCTTCTGGGTGATCATCCATCTCTACCCCTTCCTGAAGGGTCTAATGGGACGGCAAAACCGGACACCGACCATCGTTGTTGTATGGTCAATTCTGCTTGCCTCCATTTTCTCTCTGTTGTGGGTACGGATTGATCCCTTCACCACTAGAGTTACTGGGCCAGATGTAGAGCTGTGTGGAATCAACTGCTAA